The sequence ggggacttgacatgacatgacgcactccccatcgctgaagaaATGTAGCAAATTCTCGGCTGGAGAACTGGGGTCCACCGTTGGTACGCAGGCGAACGGGGACACCAAGATCACGGAGCATGTGCCGAAAGAATCTAATCGTTGAAGCACTTGTTGCATTATTTCCACACAGGATGACAACAGGCCATCCAGAAAGTCTGTCAACATACACCAAAAAGTGTTTTCCAGCAACATTAAAAAAGTCAGCTAATACAGACATGAATGgtcttgtgggtttgtcttctaaCAGCAGCGGTTCCTGTTGCTGGCTAGGCTGTAGGCGCTGGCATGGTTCACAGGCACGAACGGTATTTACTATGTCTGCATTAATGCCTGGCCAAAAGACTGTCTGCTGTGCACGACGCTTAGTAGTTTTACACCGGAGTGGCAATCATGCAGGCGAGCCAGGGTGCTACGGCGTAAAGAAGCAGGGACAACCACTCTAGGTTCATACAGCACCAAGTCACCATCGTTGTACAACTCATTGCGAATTTTCCAGTACGGACGCAGGGTACTTGGCAGGTTGTAGCGGTCATTGGGGAATCCTGACTTTACATGATGAAGCAATTCTTCATATGAGGCATCCTTAGATGCAGCCATACGCAATTCTTCCATGAAGAGATCCTCTTGCTCGTCTATAGCATCTGATGCTTGAACAGACTTGACAGCATGAAAAAGCCGCAATTTTGGGACAAGAAGTGTCCATCTCAGTATTGAAGGTACCATCTTCCACCGTTGGGTGACTCACAGGTGACCGGGAGAGGGCATCAGGAATGCACAACTCCTTACCTGCACGCCACATTGCAGTAAAAATGTAGGGTGCGATTTTATCCTTCATGCGCTGGAGGCGAGGATTTTCAATAGCATCCAGAGAATAATGGTTCAAAATAGGAGCCAATGGACGGTGATCTGTCATCAAACTGAAGTGCTGAAGTCCACGAAGATAGAACTTGCACTTGCTGATAGCCCAAACGACAGCTTGCATTTCCAATTTGATGGTCGCATaccgtgtttctgtgtctgtcaagAAACGAGATCCACATTGCACCATCTTGTATCTTCCAGCACCGTGGTCCTGCAGCAACACATAGCCGAGGCCATACAGTCTAGAGGCGTCGGTCTGCAGAATGGTAGGAAGAGCTGGATCAAACGTCGCAAGTATGGGTGGCTTTGACAAAGCTTGTTTAGTGTCAATAAAAGCTTTGGTGTGGTCCGCTGTCCAAGTAAAAGCTCTTCTTGGACTCATCAGTGGGCGGAGCGGCGCTGCAGTGGTCGAAATCTTGGGTGTAAACTCAGCCAGTTGATTTACCAAGCCCATAAATGACCGAAGATCTGTTAAGTTCGCAGGGGTAGGAAACTCTGTGATGGCCCTCACCTTCTCTGGGTCTGCTTCAATACCATATCTTGATAGTTTGTACCCACAGAAGCTGGCCTCAGATGCAGCCACAATGAACTTCTCTGCATTAAGTGTTATCCCGTGCTGACGACACCTTGACAGGACTTCATTTACACGTTGAAGGTGTGAGATGTAGTCCTCATCATGTAGGAGAATGTCATCCACAACTTTGATGCAGTTCGTTACTCCCTGAAGTGCCCTGTCACCTCGGAGACAAAAGGCGTCTCCTGTTGCAGCAAAACCCATGGGGCCACGACAATACCTGAAACATCCATAAGGAGTGATAAATGTAGTCAGGTGTTGATCGTCCTCATGCAGGGGTAGttgccaataaccacaaagagcatccacagttgtgaagaattttgaccgtggactgatacttctgatggctgtaaatggcgtcggagaagggtgggcagggCGAGAGACTTGCCTGTTGAGTTTTGACAGGTCAGTGGTAATATGAACACCACCATTCACTTTTGGGACAACAACCATTGGATGACACCAATCTGATGGTTCATCCTCtactggcttcaagatgccttgggtcactaatgactcaagctccttcttcgttggttcctgaaaagccaaaggaatcatTCTTGGGGTGTGAATCGCGAAGGGCGTCGCATTATCCCGTAGATGAATTCTCATGGGTGGGCCAATCATCGTCTTGAGTGGCCCTGACTGCAAGTCGTCCTTCTTCACCAAGACGTCTGCATACTGATGCAGAAAATACTCCTTTGCTTCTTCAGGTGACTTCAACTGGTCCAGCGGTAAAGGCAGCAACTGAGAGGGGTTCAATACTGGCGTACTATCCGGACCATGGACTCGATTGGCCATGTGCACATCCGACATTTGCCTGGGGAAATAGTCCGGAACAATCCCCAAATCCTTGCACTCCTTCCAAGAGAGCAGCGGGGTCGTAAGCGAAGGCTGTACATCAATCCAACATGTAGTCGAACGGTCGCCATAGGTGATAGTTCCACAAAATGATCCAGCCACTGGTGGCATCTGTGACCCATCTGCATTGTAGTACACTGTCTCTGCTGGTGGTGCCAAGTCTTCTTTTGAAAGTCCAAGACTACTAAGATTCTTGAGTCCAATGACAGTtgtgtctgcacctgtgtcaGGGATGATGGCAAGACTACCCGATGAATCATTATGCCGAACAGATACACAGACTTTAGGGGAAGGCTGAGGTTTAGGTCGTGCAGTAGAGGTGACATTCCTGGCATGTGACactgaaggggatacagaactTACTACTTTCAAGTTCTGGTATGTGTCCTCTTCTTTTGCCTTCTTAGTCTTCCGTTTCTTTGGACAGCAGTTATCATAGTGTCCCTGCCGATTGCAGACCTTACATCTGGCATTCCTGGCAGGACACTTTGCAGTAGAATGCCAATGGCCTTTCTTGCCACAAGCACGACATGTGGAAGTAGTGGCTCTGCATAGACCTTTTTCATGTTGACGACCACAGCAGTTGCAGACTTTACTAGGCAAAGGTGAGCTTGGTCTCATCTTAGACTTCTGCTTCAGGgcagcctttttctctcttttatattgagaaacagcGCGTGATAAAACTGTGTCCCTCAAAGCAGATGATGCAATCTTTGATGATTCATGAGACTtgcatttctccaaaacatctTGCAATGTCGCTGAACAGTCCATCTGAATGAGCTTCTGGGTAAGTTTCTCATCACGTATGCCCATTAGTATGCCGTGTTTCATCCACTGCTCACAGCATGTATGGTCCTGAGCCTTGCAAAGATCTATCTCCTGTGACAAGATTTTCAGCCGTATCCAAAAGTCATCGAAGCACTCGCCGTCTGCTTGCTTGCACTCGGAGAAGGCCTTCCGTCGCAGCGCCTCATTACTGGCATTTTTTATATGCTCCTCGAGCTTTGTCAGTACATCATCTACTGAGCATGTTGGGTCTGCAGGCACGTTTAACTTGTGCTCCAGCACCCGTCACATCTCAGGTGTAAGGCACATGCGTAGCTGTATATGCTGCTTTGATGATGGCAGACTGAGGAGAtccaccatgacagcataatcGGACCATTCATGCTTCCATTCCCGGTAATGTTGGGGACTCGCATCGGCTGGTAATACTTTCGGAGGTTGGATTGTTGCCTTCGGGGTCGGCGGAGTGTGAGAAGCGTTGGATGCAGCAGAAttgctcactggcgaactcgcagttgaatctacgggctgctggggagtgaggcgaagtatcagctcctgaaaacgggcagcttcctcatccttccgacgggcttcttcttccttccgacgggcttcttcttccttccgacgggcttcttcttccttccgacgggcttcctcttccttccgacgggcttcttcttccatccgacgggcttcctcacgCCTGTAAcgatattcctcctccttccgacgtacttcttccctcttttcatccctccttccgatattcctcctccttccgacgtacttcttccctcttatccactggagcaatgtagtaatatctgtgggaggtgggatgctggcactggctccttcagactcttcaaggctagaatctggtttctccgggtcgctcttactggcctcttgcggtttctttcctttacccatggtaccgtggtaagggcgtcaagataatacagcaaattcggcgaaaatccggtgaaattccgaccatgcagtgtgggggagtgagtgtgtgtgcgtggcagtgccgtgacgtcacgccgggcacgtgcgggtaggcgagccgcgacgcgagaatcagtcgctcacgaagcgtcgCAGAGAACGAGGAATATGTCTCGCTCCTacaatcttcaatatgcttcgattcggctcccttatgctgctaaatatagcactgcactaaacactatagccacagcacaacactaTAACACCACAATTCACAGCACTtatgaaaatcactcctgagcgggttaattactgagcggccacgagggtggaggaggcacgggcaggcgacaggccacaggGGAACGGGGCATgaggctggcgtcagaactgaataactggatcactgccccatgtttgtatactcactgtgttgtgttcgtatatatgtttgtttggtgtttctctacgatgcttgagggagaagaatacaccaattaaaactaaagtaggttcattgtacatcagctctgacaaaaataaaagggagctcttcatAGTCCCGTGCACCACGCGTCAGCtcctgcccgagagtgctactgccagccGTGTGaccacagagacaaaataaaatattgtactctataaattgtacagagaatctcactcttttacataggcgatatgttacacagcaatataaactaaacgtaatcttctatatttcacatgttgtaacatatcacacaaaaggcagtatatatataatataatcatataattatcacaatataggtacgataatattgtcatcatatcccgtatatagcggcatcacaatatggcactcacaactcacataagtatcacaactcacctCAGTATCACAACCCACAGTCATTTAGTGTCCAATTATTATATGGAAAGTCTATCGAATATAAATTTCACAAAAaggacactttctctctctccctctctatgcgtctgtctctttatctgtttatctgtctgtctagataTTAGCCTACATACCCACccataattataagaatatattcaACATTCCCAGTCaaacatatgcaaacacaaaccttgaaatttgtttaaaaaaaagctatacaataaaatcaaaatacagacGAGAAAATTCAGCAGTTGTAAGGGGAaatattgtttcagaatattttgtttttactaaagATTACGTGAAAGCAAAATTTATCGGATTGAAACGGAATGAAAAGGTAATTTCTAAAAAATGTACACCGGATGGTTCACAAACGAGAGCGAATCGGTAGTTGAAAAATTTCAGTCGCTTTTTGAAAACTGTATTGATTAATGAAATTGTATGTAAACTTTACAAGCATATAGATTTGACACATTCTGTAAAGGACATGAACGCCATGTGGGTTGGACGAGCATTGCTAAAAGTGAAATGATTGCTTTCAGTGAATGTCGGAAACAAAGGAGAATGTAACTGAAACTGAAATATGCCGATGCGTGTTCCGGCATTGCGCCTAGAGTCCCAGTCTGTGATTTAATGTTGGAGAGTTGTGAACCCTTCTGCACATTCCGGAGATCGTGGAGGCATGTACTGTGCATGACTAAGAATTCCAAGCGGCGTTTCTCTTGTCCAGGATTCTCTGCGATTTCAGTAATACTTTGCAGACTGTACTGTTGATGTTGTAGTTACGTTCCTAAACTACGTTCTTCCATTCTTCGTAAataatttgattttcttttttgcgtGTGAAATACTACATGCTGTTAAGCACTTGCTTGCTGAAAAGGCGGAAAGGCGAAAAAGAATTTGTAATAAAAGAAATCTAATCACCCTGCCCACTGCTAATTTGCTCAAGCAAACGCATCCCAAAAAAGAGAGTTTACGAACggggtttaaaaaatcaaaaaaaagttgAATTCCATTGTAAGAAATAACTCctatgccacttttttttttttttttttttttttttttttttttttatgacacgaTTTGAATCATTTATTTAACAGAAATTGTCCTTAAAGTAACTTAtgtacccaaaatttttaaaaatttagttgtTTC comes from Penaeus monodon isolate SGIC_2016 chromosome 2, NSTDA_Pmon_1, whole genome shotgun sequence and encodes:
- the LOC119577972 gene encoding uncharacterized protein LOC119577972 is translated as MAKDIDENPGQEKRRLEFLVMHSTCLHDLRNVQKGSQLSNIKSQTGTLGAMPEHASAYFSFSYILLCFRHSLKAIISLLAMLVQPTWRSCPLQNVSNLYALSNSAASNASHTPPTPKATIQPPKVLPADASPQHYREWKHEWSDYAVMVDLLNPTCSVDDVLTKLEEHIKNASNEALRRKAFSECKQADGECFDDFWIRLKILSQEIDLCKAQDHTCCEQWMKHGILMGIRDEKLTQKLIQMDCSATLQDVLEKCKSHESSKIASSALRDTVLSRAVSQYKREKKAALKQKSKMRPSSPLPSKVCNCCGRQHEKGLCRATTSTCRACGKKGHWHSTAKCPARNARCKVCNRQGHYDNCCPKKRKTKKAKEEDTYQNLKVVSSVSPSVSHARNVTSTARPKPQPSPKVCVSVRHNDSSGSLAIIPDTGADTTVIGLKNLSSLGLSKEDLAPPAETVYYNADGSQMPPVAGSFCGTITYGDRSTTCWIDVQPSLTTPLLSWKECKDLGIVPDYFPRQMSDVHMANRVHGPDSTPVLNPSQLLPLPLDQLKSPEEAKEYFLHQYADVLPVEDEPSDWCHPMVVVPKVNGGVHITTDLSKLNRYCRGPMGFAATGDAFCLRGDRALQGVTNCIKVVDDILLHDEDYISHLQRVNEVLSRCRQHGITLNAEKFIVAASEASFCGYKLSRYGIEADPEKVRAITEFPTPANLTDLRSFMGLVNQLAEFTPKISTTAAPLRPLMSPRRAFTWTADHTKAFIDTKQALSKPPILATFDPALPTILQTDASRLYGLGYVLLQDHGAGRYKMVQCGSRFLTDTETRYATIKLEMQAVVWAISKCKFYLRGLQHFSLMTDHRPLAPILNHYSLDAIENPRLQRMKDKIAPYIFTAMWRAGKELCIPDALSRSPSVQASDAIDEQEDLFMEELRMAASKDASYEELLHHVKSGFPNDRYNLPSTLRPYWKIRNELYNDGDLVLYEPRVVVPASLRRSTLARLHDCHSGRLQPSQQQEPLLLEDKPTRPFMSVLADFFNVAGKHFLVYVDRLSGWPVVILCGNNATSASTIRFFRHMLRDLGVPVRLRTNGGPQFSSREFATFLQRWGSYSLFVLKGSDYVSKDDLNNLENPQRTSKDEKRGHEVRLERLSVLIANDKPPFLRAKLGSLVTQDSNVNVSSSSSNHLFHCGKMGLSKSIFERIFGVPPYPKLDAFRLQRRGIELGTTAATRI